A portion of the Hyalangium minutum genome contains these proteins:
- a CDS encoding glycosyltransferase family 2 protein, whose protein sequence is MELFPIQMLFLVVLMNRYILGPLLRRLQGPRFDATNDDYEPTVAIIIPLYNEGEGIYHAILSLLEQDYPADKLQIIVVDDCSKDDSYAWAQKAAQGRRNVLVMRNPTNMGKRKGINRGVRATQAEIIVSVDSDVIVDRSAVRQLIRRFLYPNVAAVGGRTYVTNRHQNWLTRMIEIKFHFAQEWLKDLERSFRTVMCLSGCLTAYRRSVLEELEPILEARAIAGIPIKYGEDRFLTRQIIKAGYETIYTTEAFCFTAAPANLAGYFAQQLRWRRSNLVDMIGGLSHAWRLHPVVAVHYVSQLALLLSYPIVIIHNVLNDEFWDILTMHVLVVAFLGFIYRRETRHLPEDRRVPALCFLPMALMMPVTYALFTPLALLTLDSGSWETRGSPASAVPSPPQDLSLSSSSPG, encoded by the coding sequence ATGGAACTCTTTCCCATCCAGATGCTGTTCCTCGTTGTGCTGATGAACCGCTACATCCTCGGGCCGCTGCTGCGGCGGCTCCAAGGTCCCCGGTTCGATGCCACGAACGACGACTATGAGCCCACCGTGGCCATCATCATCCCGCTCTACAACGAGGGTGAGGGCATCTACCACGCCATCCTCAGCCTCCTCGAGCAGGACTACCCAGCGGACAAGCTGCAGATCATCGTCGTCGACGACTGCTCGAAGGACGACAGCTACGCGTGGGCCCAGAAGGCCGCCCAGGGCCGCCGCAATGTCCTGGTGATGCGCAACCCCACCAACATGGGCAAGCGCAAGGGCATCAACCGCGGCGTGCGCGCCACCCAGGCGGAGATCATCGTCTCGGTGGACTCGGACGTGATCGTGGATCGCAGCGCCGTGCGCCAGCTCATCCGCCGGTTCCTCTACCCGAACGTGGCCGCCGTCGGGGGCCGCACGTATGTGACCAACCGCCACCAGAACTGGCTCACGCGCATGATCGAGATCAAGTTCCACTTCGCCCAGGAGTGGCTCAAGGATCTGGAGCGGAGCTTCCGCACGGTGATGTGCCTGTCGGGCTGCCTCACCGCGTACCGCCGCAGCGTGCTGGAGGAGCTGGAGCCCATCCTCGAGGCCCGCGCCATCGCGGGTATCCCCATCAAGTACGGCGAGGACCGCTTCCTCACCCGCCAGATCATCAAGGCGGGCTACGAGACCATCTACACGACCGAGGCGTTCTGCTTCACCGCCGCGCCCGCCAACCTGGCCGGCTACTTCGCGCAGCAGCTGCGCTGGCGGCGCTCCAACCTGGTGGACATGATCGGCGGGCTGAGCCACGCGTGGCGGCTGCACCCTGTCGTCGCCGTCCACTACGTCTCGCAGCTCGCGCTGCTGCTCTCCTACCCCATCGTCATCATCCACAACGTCCTGAACGATGAGTTCTGGGACATCCTCACCATGCACGTGCTGGTGGTGGCCTTCCTGGGCTTCATCTACCGCAGGGAGACCCGCCACCTGCCCGAGGACCGCCGCGTCCCCGCACTCTGCTTCCTTCCCATGGCGCTGATGATGCCGGTCACCTATGCGCTCTTCACTCCCTTGGCCCTGCTGACCCTGGACTCGGGCAGCTGGGAGACCCGCGGCAGTCCCGCCAGCGCGGTCCCGTCTCCACCCCAGGATCTCTCGCTCTCCTCCTCTTCACCCGGGTAG
- a CDS encoding Rieske 2Fe-2S domain-containing protein produces the protein MQITFIGHAGFIVETAGALVVMDPWLSPKGAFDSAWMQFPRNHHLAPRVRQLLETSPKQRFLYVSHEHKDHFDPEFLETIKRRDFTVIIPRFRRAELREVFQAYGCERVIACADQQEIPLQGGGYLKLFMMESGTNRDSALLVRGDGQSFLNLNDCKLHDRLAGIVAEEGPIDVFTAQFSGAIWHPVCYEYPRETYRAISRQKRDSKFEAVARALDTVKPRGYLAAAGPACFLDPELFHLNFEKDSIFPRASALFDYLRQRLPASKTRYLEPMPGDVFDVEHLEWIQSAPERVTEENLEAYLRAYAMDQAHVFTARHHNILRAEVAEIHELLRVELRRKLDQLDLHKRVGMPLYVMVREAPTRLLRVDFQLRQVEVVPSIRDTTRYTMTVNAVDIARVLERKLNWEDFLLSLRHRMSRNPDVYEPILHGFVGLEIDDLHEFCDGIRATESRRERTTVVAGDMRYSVLRYCPHQGADLAEAWVEDGRYLVCPRHRWQFDLRDSGRCPLNGASIDARCSHEAELKREPERDRAAASPGVRPEP, from the coding sequence ATGCAGATCACGTTCATTGGCCATGCGGGCTTCATCGTGGAGACCGCTGGCGCCCTGGTGGTCATGGATCCATGGCTGTCACCCAAGGGCGCCTTTGACTCGGCCTGGATGCAGTTTCCGAGAAACCACCACCTGGCACCGAGGGTGCGTCAGCTGCTGGAGACGTCACCCAAGCAGCGGTTCTTGTACGTGAGTCACGAGCACAAGGATCACTTCGACCCAGAGTTCCTCGAGACGATCAAGCGCCGGGACTTCACGGTCATCATCCCGCGCTTCCGGCGGGCCGAGCTGCGCGAGGTGTTCCAGGCCTATGGGTGCGAGCGGGTGATCGCCTGTGCGGATCAGCAGGAGATCCCGCTGCAGGGCGGGGGGTACCTGAAGCTCTTCATGATGGAGTCCGGGACGAACCGGGACTCGGCCCTGCTGGTGCGCGGGGATGGGCAGAGCTTCCTCAACCTCAACGACTGCAAGCTGCATGATCGGCTGGCGGGCATCGTGGCGGAGGAAGGGCCCATCGACGTCTTCACGGCCCAGTTCTCCGGGGCCATCTGGCACCCCGTCTGCTACGAGTACCCGCGCGAGACGTACCGGGCCATCTCGCGGCAGAAGCGGGACAGCAAGTTCGAGGCGGTGGCGCGGGCGCTCGACACGGTGAAGCCGCGGGGCTACCTGGCGGCGGCGGGTCCGGCCTGCTTCCTGGATCCAGAGCTGTTCCACCTCAACTTCGAGAAGGACAGCATCTTCCCGAGGGCCTCGGCGCTGTTCGACTACCTGCGCCAGCGGCTGCCGGCGTCCAAGACGCGCTACCTGGAGCCCATGCCGGGGGATGTGTTCGACGTGGAGCACCTGGAGTGGATCCAGTCGGCGCCAGAGCGCGTCACGGAGGAGAACCTGGAGGCCTACCTGCGTGCGTACGCGATGGACCAGGCGCACGTGTTCACGGCACGGCACCACAACATCCTGCGCGCCGAGGTCGCGGAGATCCACGAGCTGTTGCGGGTGGAGCTGCGGCGCAAGCTGGATCAGCTGGATCTGCACAAGCGGGTGGGAATGCCGCTGTACGTCATGGTTCGAGAGGCACCGACGCGGCTGTTGCGGGTGGACTTCCAGTTGCGGCAGGTGGAGGTCGTCCCGTCGATCCGGGACACGACCCGGTACACGATGACGGTGAACGCGGTGGACATTGCTCGGGTCCTGGAGCGCAAGCTCAACTGGGAGGACTTCCTGCTGTCCCTGCGGCACCGGATGAGCCGGAACCCGGACGTCTACGAGCCGATCCTCCACGGCTTCGTGGGGCTGGAGATCGACGACCTGCACGAGTTCTGCGACGGCATCCGCGCCACGGAGTCCCGGCGCGAGCGCACCACGGTGGTGGCAGGGGATATGCGCTACTCCGTGCTGCGCTACTGCCCGCACCAGGGCGCGGATCTGGCCGAGGCCTGGGTGGAGGATGGCCGGTACCTGGTGTGTCCTCGGCACCGCTGGCAGTTCGATCTGCGCGACAGCGGACGGTGTCCGCTGAACGGGGCCTCGATCGACGCCCGGTGCTCGCACGAGGCGGAGCTCAAGCGGGAACCGGAGCGTGACAGGGCTGCGGCCTCGCCGGGGGTTCGGCCCGAGCCCTGA